The genomic region AAGGATCTCGATATTGCGGTTTTCCAATTCTTTCTGGATCGCTCCAAAACTTTCGAATGGCGCATACATCATGATACCGTCTTCATCGGCAAAGATTTCTTCCACACCAAAATCGATCATTTCCAATTCCAGTTCCTCTACATCCTGACCTTCGGCCGGGATTCGGAAATTACAAGTATGATCAAACATAAATTCAACCGAACCTTGTGTGCCCAGTGTACCGTTACATTTGTTAAAATAGCTACGGATATTGGCTACGGTACGGTTGTTATTGTCGGTAGCTGTTTCGATTAAAATCGCGATTCCGTGTGGCGCGTATCCTTCAAATAAAACTTCCTTATAGTTGGCAGTATCTTTATCGGATGCCTTTTTAATCGCACGTTCTACGTTATCTTTTGGCATGTTGGCCGCTTTGGCGTTTTGCATCACCGCACGCAAACGGGAGTTAGTCTCCGGGTTTGGTCCGCCTTCTTTAACCGCCATTACGATATCTTTCCCAATTCTGGTAAACGTTTTGGCCATTGCCGACCAACGTTTCATTTTTCTTGCTTTTCTAAATTCAAACGCTCTTCCCATAAGAGTTAATTGTATTTTGTTTATAGTTTTGTAAAAACAGCCTGCAAAAATAAAATTATTACAGCACTTTAACAAAAAAAGAGACTTTTTTAAAGTCCCTTTTCGTGTGATTATTTTTTGTAAAATGGTAATTTAACCACTTTTGCAGCTACATCATTTTTTCGGATTCGGATCGCAATTTCGCTGTCAACTGCCGAAAAAGCAGTCGGTACATAGCCTAAACCAATACCTTTGTTTAGCGATGGCGACATGGTTCCGGAGGTTACAATTCCGATTACATTGCCGTCTTTGTCTACGATTTCATAATCGTGACGTGGAATACCTCTTTCGGTTAATTCGAATGCCACTAATTTTCGGGTAACACCAGCTTCTTTTTGTGCTTTCAGGTTTGCGGAATTCACAAACTCTTTGTCGAATTTAGTGATCCAACCCAATCCGGCTTCTAATGGGGAAGTCGTATCGTTGATGTCGTTTCCGTATAAGCAGAATCCCATTTCCAGACGTAAGGTGTCACGGGCAGCCAATCCGATTGGTTTGATTCCAAATGCCGCTCCGGCTGCGAATACGTTGTTCCAGATGGTTTCGGCATCTTCATTTTTAAAATAGATCTCAAATCCGCCTGATCCGGTATAACCCGTAGCCGAAATGATTACGTCTTTTACACCGGCAAATTCGCCCATTTGAAATGAATAATACGGCATGCTTGCCAAATCAATTGCCGTTAACGATTGCATCGCTTCGGCTGCTTTTGGCCCCTGGATGGCTAATAATGAATAGGAATCAGATGCATTTTCCATCGTCACACCCAAATCGTTGTGTTGTGAAATCCAGTTCCAGTCTTTTTCAATGTTGGATGCATTTACAACCAACAGGTAGTTGTTATCGGCAATTTTATAAATAATAAGATCGTCCACAATACCGCCTTCGTTGTTGGGAAGACATGAATATTGTGCTTTTCCATCCACTAATTTAGAAGCGTCGTTCGACGTTACTTTTTGGATCAAAGCCAGGGCATTTTCGCCACGAAGGAAAAACTCACCCATATGGGACACATCAAAAACACCTACGCCGTTACGAACCGTTTCATGCTCAATGTTAACTCCTTCGTACTGAACAGGCATGTTATATCCTGCAAACGGAACCATTTTAGCTCCCAAACTTTCGTGAACGTGCGTTAATGCTGTATTTTTCATTTTGTGCTGTATATTTATTTTAGGCCGCTAATGTATTGATTTTTTACGGAGTGGCAAAGTGTTTTAGTGTCTGAGATAATCTTTCAACGCTTCGTAATTCCGAATCGGAATACTTTGTTTCGGTTTG from Flavobacterium sp. WV_118_3 harbors:
- a CDS encoding YebC/PmpR family DNA-binding transcriptional regulator translates to MGRAFEFRKARKMKRWSAMAKTFTRIGKDIVMAVKEGGPNPETNSRLRAVMQNAKAANMPKDNVERAIKKASDKDTANYKEVLFEGYAPHGIAILIETATDNNNRTVANIRSYFNKCNGTLGTQGSVEFMFDHTCNFRIPAEGQDVEELELEMIDFGVEEIFADEDGIMMYAPFESFGAIQKELENRNIEILSSGFDRIPQVTKTLTADQVADVEKLLEKIEEDDDVMNVYHTMVEAE
- the gcvT gene encoding glycine cleavage system aminomethyltransferase GcvT encodes the protein MKNTALTHVHESLGAKMVPFAGYNMPVQYEGVNIEHETVRNGVGVFDVSHMGEFFLRGENALALIQKVTSNDASKLVDGKAQYSCLPNNEGGIVDDLIIYKIADNNYLLVVNASNIEKDWNWISQHNDLGVTMENASDSYSLLAIQGPKAAEAMQSLTAIDLASMPYYSFQMGEFAGVKDVIISATGYTGSGGFEIYFKNEDAETIWNNVFAAGAAFGIKPIGLAARDTLRLEMGFCLYGNDINDTTSPLEAGLGWITKFDKEFVNSANLKAQKEAGVTRKLVAFELTERGIPRHDYEIVDKDGNVIGIVTSGTMSPSLNKGIGLGYVPTAFSAVDSEIAIRIRKNDVAAKVVKLPFYKK